In Arachis hypogaea cultivar Tifrunner chromosome 17, arahy.Tifrunner.gnm2.J5K5, whole genome shotgun sequence, a single window of DNA contains:
- the LOC112766179 gene encoding uncharacterized protein isoform X1: MDSSSICPFCHSSVPSSQLQWHANNHFEHDDLQRATDFELAQQLALSPNSPPRKQAASGLHSDKTHGGSNNWYNGIVAGRHNGAWKVDEKISCLVDLQRKSEFYKIEAGLIALLKNCLESEAENSRTILSGYVDHFQSLEFEDVGWGCGWRNLQMLSSHLLVQRPQAREVLFGGSGFVPDISSLQRWLEIAWGRDFDPPGADQFNHAVYGSRKWIGTTECAALLRSFGLRARVVDFGPKEYESLYLSVPGSSVGALQPLRTNNWRKRKAIISGPMDRYLSRTVSQSSCSQKENSCSSPNDTDSNANISKGHQALMDFVWNYFSNNSSIQFGHRRVIVCEKTPLYFQHDGHSRTIVGIQVKHQRTGTLQYNLLILDPAHKTASLEKSLREKVGWQRLVKRGIHTLRKPQYQLFLFQLCYVDPGIASEEEMEKLKTIDSVFIEI; this comes from the exons ATGGATTCTTCATCCATTTGCCCTTTCTGCCATTCATCAGTTCCATCTTCCCAACTGCAATG GCACGCCAACAATCACTTCGAACACGACGATCTCCAACGCGCTACTGATTTCGAGTTAGCTCAGCAACTCGCTCTTTCACCCAATTCGCCTCCG AGAAAACAAGCAGCTAGTGGCTTGCATTCTGATAAAACTCATGGAGGCTCTAATAATTGGTATAATGGCATTGTGGCTGGTAGACATAATGGAGCGTGGAAAGTGGATGAAAAGATCTCTTGTTTGGTTGATTTACAGAGAAAGAGTGAGTTTTACAAGATTGAAGCAGGTTTAATAGCCTTGTTGAAAAACTGTTTGGAGTCTGAAGCAGAGAACTCAAGAACCATTTTGTCAGGTTATGTTGATCACTTCCAGAGCCTTGAGTTTGAGGATGTAGGATGGGGCTGTGGTTGGCGAAACCTTCAAATGCTCAGCTCACACTTGCTGGTACAGAGGCCACAAGCAAGAGAAGTCTTGTTTGGTGGTTCGGGATTTGTTCCTGATATATCTTCACTCCAGAGATGGCTTGAGATTGCTTGGGGAAGGGATTTTGATCCACCTGGTGCTGATCAATTCAATCATGCTGTTTATGGCTCGAGAAAATGGATAGGAACCACGGAGTGTGCTGCCCTGTTGCGTTCATTTGGTCTCCGAGCTAGAGTAGTCGATTTCGGTCCTAAAGAATATGAATCACTTTATCTATCTGTCCCAGGTTCAAGTGTTGGGGCACTGCAGCCACTGAGAACTAATAATTGGAGGAAGAGGAAAGCAATAATTTCTGGACCAATGGATAGGTATCTGTCTCGTACTGTTTCTCAATCAAGTTGTAGCCAGAAAGAGAACTCATGTTCTTCTCCCAATGACACTGATAGTAATGCCAACATAAGTAAGGGTCATCAAGCTCTCATGGACTTTGTTTGGAATTACTTTTCTAACAATAGCTCGATCCAATTTGGTCACAGGCGTGTTATTGTATGCGAGAAAAC GCCCTTGTACTTTCAACATGATGGACATTCAAGAACAATAGTTGGAATTCAAGTCAAGCATCAACGGACAGGAACACTGCAATATAACCTCCTCATTCTTGATCCTGCTCAT AAAACGGCTTCTCTAGAAAAATCACTTAGGGAGAAAGTTGGATGGCAGAGACTCGTAAAAAGAGGAATCCACACATTGAGGAAGCCACAATACCAG TTATTCTTGTTCCAGCTGTGTTATGTCGACCCTGGAATTGCAAGTGAGGAGGAGATGGAAAAACTCAAGACAATTGATAGTGTGTTCATTGAAATTTAG
- the LOC112766179 gene encoding uncharacterized protein isoform X2, protein MDSSSICPFCHSSVPSSQLQWHANNHFEHDDLQRATDFELAQQLALSPNSPPRKQAASGLHSDKTHGGSNNWYNGIVAGRHNGAWKVDEKISCLVDLQRKSEFYKIEAGLIALLKNCLESEAENSRTILSGYVDHFQSLEFEDVGWGCGWRNLQMLSSHLLVQRPQAREVLFGGSGFVPDISSLQRWLEIAWGRDFDPPGADQFNHAVYGSRKWIGTTECAALLRSFGLRARVVDFGPKEYESLYLSVPGSSVGALQPLRTNNWRKRKAIISGPMDRYLSRTVSQSSCSQKENSCSSPNDTDSNANISKGHQALMDFVWNYFSNNSSIQFGHRRVIVCEKTPLYFQHDGHSRTIVGIQVKHQRTGTLQYNLLILDPAHKTASLEKSLREKVGWQRLVKRGIHTLRKPQYQLCYVDPGIASEEEMEKLKTIDSVFIEI, encoded by the exons ATGGATTCTTCATCCATTTGCCCTTTCTGCCATTCATCAGTTCCATCTTCCCAACTGCAATG GCACGCCAACAATCACTTCGAACACGACGATCTCCAACGCGCTACTGATTTCGAGTTAGCTCAGCAACTCGCTCTTTCACCCAATTCGCCTCCG AGAAAACAAGCAGCTAGTGGCTTGCATTCTGATAAAACTCATGGAGGCTCTAATAATTGGTATAATGGCATTGTGGCTGGTAGACATAATGGAGCGTGGAAAGTGGATGAAAAGATCTCTTGTTTGGTTGATTTACAGAGAAAGAGTGAGTTTTACAAGATTGAAGCAGGTTTAATAGCCTTGTTGAAAAACTGTTTGGAGTCTGAAGCAGAGAACTCAAGAACCATTTTGTCAGGTTATGTTGATCACTTCCAGAGCCTTGAGTTTGAGGATGTAGGATGGGGCTGTGGTTGGCGAAACCTTCAAATGCTCAGCTCACACTTGCTGGTACAGAGGCCACAAGCAAGAGAAGTCTTGTTTGGTGGTTCGGGATTTGTTCCTGATATATCTTCACTCCAGAGATGGCTTGAGATTGCTTGGGGAAGGGATTTTGATCCACCTGGTGCTGATCAATTCAATCATGCTGTTTATGGCTCGAGAAAATGGATAGGAACCACGGAGTGTGCTGCCCTGTTGCGTTCATTTGGTCTCCGAGCTAGAGTAGTCGATTTCGGTCCTAAAGAATATGAATCACTTTATCTATCTGTCCCAGGTTCAAGTGTTGGGGCACTGCAGCCACTGAGAACTAATAATTGGAGGAAGAGGAAAGCAATAATTTCTGGACCAATGGATAGGTATCTGTCTCGTACTGTTTCTCAATCAAGTTGTAGCCAGAAAGAGAACTCATGTTCTTCTCCCAATGACACTGATAGTAATGCCAACATAAGTAAGGGTCATCAAGCTCTCATGGACTTTGTTTGGAATTACTTTTCTAACAATAGCTCGATCCAATTTGGTCACAGGCGTGTTATTGTATGCGAGAAAAC GCCCTTGTACTTTCAACATGATGGACATTCAAGAACAATAGTTGGAATTCAAGTCAAGCATCAACGGACAGGAACACTGCAATATAACCTCCTCATTCTTGATCCTGCTCAT AAAACGGCTTCTCTAGAAAAATCACTTAGGGAGAAAGTTGGATGGCAGAGACTCGTAAAAAGAGGAATCCACACATTGAGGAAGCCACAATACCAG CTGTGTTATGTCGACCCTGGAATTGCAAGTGAGGAGGAGATGGAAAAACTCAAGACAATTGATAGTGTGTTCATTGAAATTTAG
- the LOC112766179 gene encoding uncharacterized protein isoform X3 encodes MDSSSICPFCHSSVPSSQLQWHANNHFEHDDLQRATDFELAQQLALSPNSPPRKQAASGLHSDKTHGGSNNWYNGIVAGRHNGAWKVDEKISCLVDLQRKSYVDHFQSLEFEDVGWGCGWRNLQMLSSHLLVQRPQAREVLFGGSGFVPDISSLQRWLEIAWGRDFDPPGADQFNHAVYGSRKWIGTTECAALLRSFGLRARVVDFGPKEYESLYLSVPGSSVGALQPLRTNNWRKRKAIISGPMDRYLSRTVSQSSCSQKENSCSSPNDTDSNANISKGHQALMDFVWNYFSNNSSIQFGHRRVIVCEKTPLYFQHDGHSRTIVGIQVKHQRTGTLQYNLLILDPAHKTASLEKSLREKVGWQRLVKRGIHTLRKPQYQLFLFQLCYVDPGIASEEEMEKLKTIDSVFIEI; translated from the exons ATGGATTCTTCATCCATTTGCCCTTTCTGCCATTCATCAGTTCCATCTTCCCAACTGCAATG GCACGCCAACAATCACTTCGAACACGACGATCTCCAACGCGCTACTGATTTCGAGTTAGCTCAGCAACTCGCTCTTTCACCCAATTCGCCTCCG AGAAAACAAGCAGCTAGTGGCTTGCATTCTGATAAAACTCATGGAGGCTCTAATAATTGGTATAATGGCATTGTGGCTGGTAGACATAATGGAGCGTGGAAAGTGGATGAAAAGATCTCTTGTTTGGTTGATTTACAGAGAAAGA GTTATGTTGATCACTTCCAGAGCCTTGAGTTTGAGGATGTAGGATGGGGCTGTGGTTGGCGAAACCTTCAAATGCTCAGCTCACACTTGCTGGTACAGAGGCCACAAGCAAGAGAAGTCTTGTTTGGTGGTTCGGGATTTGTTCCTGATATATCTTCACTCCAGAGATGGCTTGAGATTGCTTGGGGAAGGGATTTTGATCCACCTGGTGCTGATCAATTCAATCATGCTGTTTATGGCTCGAGAAAATGGATAGGAACCACGGAGTGTGCTGCCCTGTTGCGTTCATTTGGTCTCCGAGCTAGAGTAGTCGATTTCGGTCCTAAAGAATATGAATCACTTTATCTATCTGTCCCAGGTTCAAGTGTTGGGGCACTGCAGCCACTGAGAACTAATAATTGGAGGAAGAGGAAAGCAATAATTTCTGGACCAATGGATAGGTATCTGTCTCGTACTGTTTCTCAATCAAGTTGTAGCCAGAAAGAGAACTCATGTTCTTCTCCCAATGACACTGATAGTAATGCCAACATAAGTAAGGGTCATCAAGCTCTCATGGACTTTGTTTGGAATTACTTTTCTAACAATAGCTCGATCCAATTTGGTCACAGGCGTGTTATTGTATGCGAGAAAAC GCCCTTGTACTTTCAACATGATGGACATTCAAGAACAATAGTTGGAATTCAAGTCAAGCATCAACGGACAGGAACACTGCAATATAACCTCCTCATTCTTGATCCTGCTCAT AAAACGGCTTCTCTAGAAAAATCACTTAGGGAGAAAGTTGGATGGCAGAGACTCGTAAAAAGAGGAATCCACACATTGAGGAAGCCACAATACCAG TTATTCTTGTTCCAGCTGTGTTATGTCGACCCTGGAATTGCAAGTGAGGAGGAGATGGAAAAACTCAAGACAATTGATAGTGTGTTCATTGAAATTTAG